A DNA window from Hordeum vulgare subsp. vulgare chromosome 1H, MorexV3_pseudomolecules_assembly, whole genome shotgun sequence contains the following coding sequences:
- the LOC123401214 gene encoding 60S ribosomal protein L27-2-like produces the protein MMKFLKPGKAVILLQGRYTGKNTVIVCVFEDGTRDRLYEHCLVAGLAKYPKKVIRKDSSKKTAKKSRVKVFLKLVNFTHLMPTRYTLDIDLKEVVSGAPDSLTTKDKKLTAAKSAKDKLEERFKTGKKRWFFTKI, from the coding sequence ATGATGAAGTTCCTGAAGCCGGGCAAGGCGGTGATCCTGTTGCAGGGCAGGTACACCGGGAAGAATACGGTGATCGTGTGCGTGTTCGAGGATGGCACCCGCGACCGCCTCTACGAACACTGCCTGGTCGCGGGCCTGGCCAAATACCCAAAGAAAGTGATCCGCAAGGACTCGTCCAAGAAGACGGCCAAGAAGTCCCGTGTCAAGGTCTTCCTCAAGCTCGTCAACTTCACCCACCTCATGCCCACCCGCTACACCCTCGACATCGACCTCAAGGAGGTGGTCTCCGGCGCCCCTGACTCCCTCACCACCAAGGACAAGAAGCTCACCGCCGCCAAGTCCGCGAAGGACAAGCTCGAGGAGAGGTTCAAGACCGGCAAGAAGAGGTGGTTCTTcaccaagatc